Proteins from one Bradyrhizobium amphicarpaeae genomic window:
- a CDS encoding alpha/beta fold hydrolase, with protein sequence MKRVLSVLAFLCVLGVGQYFVVSRFAIRHETLALYDAARQRPISVDMAVRRDYETKANLGLWKLPLAIISNGNTVKATEYSFLANVLAARGYLVASIQQDLPSDPPLMTHVGQPYVGRREVYIRCEANILFVLDQLKRQQENVDYDHVTLVGHSNGGDVSMYVAHQHPELVSKVITLDNLRVPFVLSDGMKILSFRSKDPHFVTDPGVLPTPEEAKARGIDIVHTGAQHTEMSDRGPNSVKEKIQETLDRFLRDSASSALAPADTKSPMIMNPGDY encoded by the coding sequence ATGAAGCGGGTGCTTTCAGTCCTGGCGTTTCTCTGCGTCCTCGGCGTCGGGCAATATTTCGTCGTCAGCCGGTTCGCGATCCGCCACGAAACTTTGGCCCTGTACGACGCCGCCCGGCAGCGGCCGATCTCGGTCGACATGGCGGTGCGGCGTGATTACGAGACCAAGGCCAATCTCGGCCTCTGGAAACTCCCGCTCGCCATCATCAGCAACGGCAACACCGTCAAGGCCACCGAATACTCCTTCCTCGCCAATGTGCTCGCCGCACGGGGCTATCTGGTTGCCAGTATCCAGCAGGACCTGCCGAGCGATCCGCCGTTGATGACCCATGTCGGTCAGCCATATGTCGGCCGCCGCGAGGTCTATATCCGCTGCGAAGCCAACATTCTTTTCGTGCTGGACCAGCTAAAGAGGCAGCAGGAGAACGTCGATTACGACCACGTCACCCTTGTCGGCCATTCCAACGGCGGCGATGTCTCCATGTATGTGGCCCATCAGCACCCGGAGCTGGTGTCGAAGGTGATCACGCTCGACAATCTGCGGGTGCCTTTCGTGCTCAGTGACGGCATGAAGATCCTGTCGTTCCGGTCGAAGGACCCCCATTTCGTGACCGATCCCGGCGTGCTGCCGACGCCGGAAGAGGCCAAGGCGCGCGGTATCGACATCGTCCATACCGGCGCGCAGCACACGGAAATGAGCGATCGTGGCCCCAACTCGGTCAAGGAAAAGATCCAGGAGACGCTCGACCGCTTCCTGCGTGACAGCGCCAGCAGCGCGCTCGCGCCGGCTGATACGAAGAGCCCGATGATCATGAACCCAGGCGACTATTAG
- a CDS encoding c-type cytochrome has protein sequence MRQHLRRICLLLAVTSGFGTSSALAADADHGADLAKRWCASCHVVANGQTQASADVPSFVSVARRPDFSPERLAFFLLDPHPKMPNFPLSRTEAGDIAAYIASLR, from the coding sequence ATGCGTCAGCATTTGAGACGAATTTGCCTGCTGCTAGCCGTAACCTCGGGCTTCGGCACGTCGTCCGCTCTCGCAGCCGATGCCGATCATGGTGCCGACCTCGCCAAGCGCTGGTGCGCAAGCTGCCATGTCGTCGCGAACGGCCAGACCCAGGCGAGCGCCGACGTCCCCTCCTTTGTCTCCGTTGCACGCAGACCGGACTTCAGTCCGGAAAGGCTCGCCTTCTTCCTGCTCGATCCGCACCCGAAGATGCCCAATTTTCCCTTGAGCCGGACCGAAGCCGGCGACATCGCGGCCTACATCGCATCGCTGCGCTAG
- a CDS encoding phasin — MIEPKLEVPAELRDLAEKTIDQAEKAFGMFFEAATKSMSSVPGAGTDVSKQALVFTEQNMKSAFEHARKLVHATDLQEAMRIQSDFLRSQFTSAGDHMRQMTGSLMQPGKGKS, encoded by the coding sequence ATGATCGAACCGAAGCTCGAAGTTCCGGCCGAACTGCGCGACCTGGCCGAGAAGACAATTGATCAGGCGGAAAAAGCATTCGGCATGTTTTTCGAGGCCGCCACCAAATCGATGTCGTCGGTTCCAGGAGCGGGGACGGACGTGTCGAAGCAGGCGCTGGTTTTCACCGAGCAGAACATGAAGTCGGCCTTCGAGCATGCGCGCAAGCTGGTTCATGCCACCGACCTCCAGGAAGCGATGCGAATCCAGTCCGACTTCCTGCGCAGCCAGTTCACCAGCGCCGGAGATCACATGCGCCAGATGACCGGCAGTCTCATGCAGCCGGGCAAGGGGAAGTCCTGA
- a CDS encoding GcrA family cell cycle regulator — protein sequence MEPGHWPSEHSDALRDYFLKGMSYAEIGRQINAKFGTAYTRNAVIGRAKRLGLVIPEWIVSPSVAPYLPGEAPVSPRRAVHPNLNVPPKSAMKPAARLKLRCVGVQPRLIQLVELEPADCRYPYGGDKEGEEIAFCGHPRQPGSSYCAPHAGLTRRSGAASARIPGPIVLKLVVAA from the coding sequence ATGGAACCGGGCCATTGGCCGTCGGAGCACTCCGACGCGCTTCGCGACTATTTTCTCAAGGGCATGTCTTATGCGGAGATCGGAAGGCAGATTAACGCAAAGTTTGGAACGGCTTACACGCGCAATGCGGTGATCGGCCGCGCCAAGCGGCTCGGGCTCGTCATTCCGGAATGGATCGTCAGCCCATCAGTCGCGCCATACTTGCCGGGTGAGGCTCCGGTTTCGCCGCGCCGAGCGGTGCACCCGAACCTGAACGTGCCGCCGAAGTCCGCAATGAAGCCTGCGGCGCGGCTGAAGCTGCGCTGCGTCGGCGTCCAGCCGCGTTTGATCCAACTGGTCGAACTCGAGCCGGCCGACTGCCGCTATCCCTATGGCGGCGACAAGGAGGGGGAGGAGATCGCCTTCTGCGGCCATCCGCGCCAGCCGGGCTCCAGCTATTGCGCGCCGCATGCGGGCCTGACGCGTCGCTCCGGGGCTGCGTCCGCCCGTATCCCCGGTCCCATCGTGCTGAAGCTGGTCGTCGCGGCCTGA
- a CDS encoding S24 family peptidase, with protein MLDVAMIERGLEKTGKSKGGLAAAMGVRPGAVSEILGGERLVKASEIVPIMEYLELNLAPIMGRVGAGAMIEPDYEQVPPEGLGDITLPFPIMEETVAFEIVGDSMLPKYESGDVIVVYKDQRHPLSSFYGEEAVVRLKTGERYLKTIERGKSPSVVNLTSFNAKPIVGVKLEWVGEICLSMPKGQLERMRAKSARPRKKGK; from the coding sequence ATGTTGGACGTTGCAATGATCGAGCGGGGCCTGGAGAAGACGGGCAAGAGCAAGGGCGGCCTCGCGGCGGCCATGGGCGTGCGGCCCGGCGCGGTCTCGGAGATCCTGGGCGGCGAGCGTCTGGTGAAGGCCTCGGAAATCGTTCCGATCATGGAATATCTCGAGCTCAATCTCGCGCCGATCATGGGGCGCGTCGGCGCCGGCGCCATGATCGAGCCGGATTACGAGCAGGTCCCCCCGGAAGGTCTCGGCGACATCACGCTGCCCTTCCCGATCATGGAAGAGACCGTCGCCTTCGAGATCGTGGGCGATTCGATGCTGCCCAAATACGAGAGCGGCGACGTGATCGTGGTCTACAAGGACCAGCGCCATCCGCTTTCCTCCTTCTACGGCGAAGAGGCCGTAGTCCGGCTCAAGACCGGCGAGCGCTATTTGAAGACGATCGAGCGGGGGAAAAGCCCGTCCGTCGTCAATCTCACCAGCTTCAATGCCAAGCCGATCGTCGGTGTCAAGCTCGAGTGGGTGGGTGAGATCTGCCTGTCCATGCCAAAGGGCCAGCTCGAGCGGATGCGCGCCAAGTCGGCGCGCCCCCGCAAGAAGGGCAAGTAA
- a CDS encoding quinone oxidoreductase family protein, with the protein MTHAIRFHKTGGPEVLVWEEVSVGKPGPGEARIRHTAVGLNFVDIYNRSGLYPAQLPSGLGSEAAGIVEEVGPGVTDLKPGDRVAYGASPLGAYSEARVIPADRLLKLPDGVDDRTAAAMMLKGLTTQYLIRQTYRVKAGDTILLHAAAGGVGLILSQWAKYLGATVIGTVSNDEKAKLAKAHGCDHVIIYTREDFVKRVDEITGGKKVPVVYDSVGKDTFLKSLDCLAPLGVAALFGQSSGAVEPLNLGLLAQKGSLYVTRPTLFTYAAQRENLVAMANELFDVVKSGAVRIEVHQTYPLKDAAKAHADLAARKTTGSTVLLV; encoded by the coding sequence ATGACTCATGCCATTCGTTTTCACAAGACCGGTGGCCCGGAAGTCCTGGTCTGGGAGGAGGTCAGCGTCGGCAAGCCCGGACCAGGCGAGGCACGCATCCGCCACACCGCCGTTGGTCTCAACTTCGTCGACATCTACAACCGCTCCGGCCTGTATCCGGCGCAACTGCCGAGCGGGCTCGGCAGCGAGGCGGCCGGGATCGTCGAGGAAGTCGGGCCCGGTGTCACCGATCTGAAGCCGGGCGATCGCGTCGCTTATGGCGCCTCGCCGCTCGGTGCCTATTCCGAGGCGCGCGTGATCCCTGCGGACCGCCTGCTGAAGCTGCCTGACGGCGTCGACGACAGGACCGCGGCGGCGATGATGCTGAAGGGTCTCACCACGCAATATCTGATCCGGCAGACCTATCGGGTGAAGGCCGGCGATACCATCCTGCTGCATGCCGCGGCGGGCGGGGTTGGTCTGATCCTGAGCCAGTGGGCCAAGTACCTCGGCGCGACCGTGATCGGCACCGTCAGCAACGACGAGAAGGCGAAGCTTGCAAAGGCGCACGGCTGCGACCACGTCATCATCTATACCCGCGAGGATTTCGTGAAGCGGGTCGACGAGATCACCGGCGGCAAGAAGGTCCCCGTGGTCTACGATTCCGTCGGCAAGGACACGTTCCTGAAATCGCTGGATTGCCTCGCTCCGCTCGGCGTTGCCGCGCTGTTCGGCCAATCCTCCGGCGCGGTCGAGCCGCTCAATCTCGGCCTGCTCGCGCAGAAGGGCTCGCTCTACGTCACCCGGCCGACGCTGTTCACCTACGCCGCCCAGCGCGAAAATCTGGTGGCGATGGCGAACGAACTGTTCGACGTCGTCAAGTCCGGCGCGGTCAGGATCGAGGTGCACCAGACCTATCCGTTGAAGGACGCGGCCAAGGCGCATGCTGATCTCGCCGCCCGCAAGACCACGGGATCGACCGTGCTTCTGGTGTGA
- a CDS encoding AAA family ATPase, whose translation MADQKASTSIEAVQSGLAAQGYIASRQIATAVYLSQQIEKPILVEGPAGVGKTELAKAIAAWRGMKMIRLQCYEGLDEAKALYEWKYAKQLLYTQILKDKLGEVLGGAQTLHAALEQLHDFGDVFFSKEFVEPRPLLQALEQPGGCVLLIDEIDKSDAEFESLLLEILSDFQVTIPELGTISAITPPTVILTSNSERDLGDALKRRCLHLHIGFPEQRLEERIVESRVPGISQALRRQMVGFIHEIRSLDLKKLPSVSETIDWARVLVLLQATELDTEMVKDTLNVLLKYEADIEAASPQVTTFIAKAARSNVFG comes from the coding sequence GTGGCTGATCAGAAGGCCTCGACCTCGATCGAGGCAGTGCAGAGCGGCCTCGCCGCGCAGGGCTATATCGCGAGCCGGCAGATCGCAACGGCCGTTTATTTGTCGCAACAGATCGAGAAGCCGATCCTGGTCGAGGGCCCCGCGGGCGTCGGCAAGACCGAGCTTGCCAAGGCGATCGCGGCCTGGCGCGGCATGAAGATGATCCGCCTGCAATGCTACGAGGGTCTCGACGAGGCCAAGGCGCTCTACGAGTGGAAATACGCCAAGCAGCTTCTCTACACGCAGATCCTCAAGGACAAGCTCGGCGAAGTCCTCGGCGGCGCGCAGACGCTGCATGCCGCGCTCGAACAGCTCCACGATTTCGGCGACGTGTTCTTCTCCAAGGAATTCGTCGAGCCGCGCCCCCTGCTTCAGGCGCTGGAGCAGCCGGGCGGCTGCGTGCTGCTGATCGACGAGATCGACAAGTCGGACGCCGAATTCGAATCGCTGCTGCTGGAGATTCTCTCTGATTTCCAGGTCACGATCCCCGAGCTCGGCACCATCTCCGCAATCACGCCGCCGACGGTGATCCTCACCTCCAACAGCGAACGCGACCTCGGTGATGCCCTGAAGCGTCGCTGCCTGCATCTGCATATCGGCTTCCCCGAGCAGCGGCTCGAGGAGCGCATCGTCGAGAGCCGGGTGCCCGGCATCTCGCAGGCGCTGCGCCGGCAGATGGTCGGCTTCATCCACGAAATCCGTTCGCTGGATCTGAAGAAGCTGCCCTCGGTCAGCGAGACCATCGACTGGGCACGCGTGCTGGTGCTGCTCCAGGCCACGGAGCTCGACACCGAGATGGTCAAGGACACGCTCAACGTGCTCCTGAAATACGAAGCCGACATCGAGGCTGCATCGCCGCAGGTGACGACCTTCATTGCCAAGGCGGCCCGGTCGAACGTCTTCGGTTGA
- a CDS encoding vWA domain-containing protein, whose translation MRENLHRFFRAARGAGVHVSPAESIDAMRAVAQVGISDRAVLRDALLLTLAKSQDEKLALGDCFDLFFSQPEPRQDQTESDSEENASQDPDQSPSSGSASEAGEGQPPEGLGPLAQMLLSQDRNAIAAAIAGASGAASLSDIRYSTQRGIFSSRILDAMGLQRLRDDLDALTATNPALAERLRAALDALREAVRDTVSQGLALYAREEAENLRNEILRNAPLARIERRQVAEMRALIRQIARRLRERYSKPRKRQRRGHLDVRRTLRRNAAWGGVPFLTAWKRKHRDRPKIVALCDVSGSVAQVSDFFLLLIHSLHEVVDDVRSFAFSSHMIEVSEILEKKSPEEAMAEIMSKVGFGSSDYGSSLVDFEKDFMSTLTPQTTVIVLGDARSNNLDPRADILRRISERSKRLVWLNPEGRLAWGFGDSEMPRYATFCTVVRQCATAQQLERAVSDIVATYQ comes from the coding sequence ATGCGCGAGAATCTCCATCGTTTCTTTCGGGCGGCCCGCGGCGCCGGCGTTCACGTTTCGCCTGCCGAAAGCATCGATGCGATGCGCGCGGTCGCGCAGGTCGGCATCTCCGACCGCGCTGTCCTGCGCGATGCACTGCTCCTGACGCTTGCCAAATCGCAGGACGAGAAGCTCGCGCTCGGCGACTGCTTTGACCTGTTCTTCAGCCAGCCGGAGCCGCGGCAGGATCAGACCGAATCCGACAGCGAGGAGAACGCCTCGCAGGATCCGGATCAGTCGCCCTCCTCCGGCTCGGCCAGCGAAGCGGGCGAAGGCCAGCCTCCCGAGGGCTTGGGCCCGCTCGCGCAAATGCTGCTGTCGCAGGACCGCAACGCAATCGCTGCCGCCATCGCCGGCGCCTCCGGTGCCGCGTCCCTGTCGGACATTCGCTATTCCACCCAGCGCGGGATCTTTTCCAGCCGCATCCTCGATGCCATGGGCCTCCAGCGCCTGCGCGACGATCTCGACGCGCTGACCGCGACCAACCCGGCTCTCGCCGAACGTCTGCGCGCCGCGCTCGACGCCTTGCGCGAAGCCGTGCGCGACACCGTCTCGCAGGGGCTTGCGCTCTACGCCCGTGAGGAAGCCGAAAACCTCCGCAACGAGATCCTGCGCAACGCGCCGCTCGCGCGCATCGAGCGGCGCCAGGTCGCAGAGATGCGCGCCCTGATCCGCCAGATCGCGCGCCGCCTGCGCGAGCGCTATTCGAAGCCGCGCAAGCGCCAGCGCCGCGGTCATCTCGACGTCCGCCGCACCCTGCGGCGCAATGCGGCCTGGGGCGGCGTACCGTTCCTCACCGCATGGAAGCGCAAGCATCGCGACCGGCCGAAGATCGTGGCGCTCTGCGACGTCTCCGGCTCGGTCGCGCAAGTCTCCGATTTCTTCCTGCTCCTGATCCACTCGCTGCACGAGGTGGTCGACGACGTCCGCTCCTTTGCCTTCTCCTCGCACATGATCGAGGTCAGCGAGATCCTGGAAAAGAAATCGCCGGAAGAGGCGATGGCCGAGATCATGTCCAAGGTCGGCTTCGGCTCGTCCGATTACGGTTCCTCGCTGGTCGATTTCGAGAAAGACTTCATGAGCACGCTGACTCCGCAGACCACGGTGATCGTGCTCGGCGATGCCCGCAGCAACAATCTCGATCCGCGCGCCGATATACTGCGCCGCATCTCCGAACGCTCGAAGCGACTGGTCTGGCTCAATCCCGAAGGACGGCTCGCCTGGGGCTTTGGCGATTCCGAGATGCCGCGCTATGCGACCTTCTGTACGGTCGTACGCCAATGCGCCACCGCGCAGCAACTCGAGCGCGCGGTGTCCGACATCGTGGCGACTTATCAGTAG
- a CDS encoding dicarboxylate/amino acid:cation symporter, producing the protein MSTIAAAPAAEPKPLYTSLFVQVMAALVLGVILGMAVPDFAIGLKILSDAFLKLISMIVAPIVFCVVVHGIAGAGDLKKVGRVGVKALVYFEVMTTVALVVGLLLAYLFGPGHGMNIDPSTLDAKALNTYADNAHKLSGGGIGAFLMNVIPTTSFDALSRNDVLQVLFFAVLFGVGLALVGGEKGKLVTSMIDAASTVLFRVMGLIVRVAPLGVLGAVAYTVGKYGVGSLKQLVSLVALFYVSVGIFVLGVLGGVMALVGINILKFLAYLREELTIVLATASSDAVLPQIMKKLERMGVKDSVVGLVIPTGYSFNLDAFSIYLTLAVVFIAQATNTPLSFGDLLLVLGVSLITSKGAHGVPGSAIVILAATLNAVPSIPAIGLVLVLSVDWFIGMARALGNLVGNCVATVVVAAWEGDLDRAKAAQVLEGGELVDVTAG; encoded by the coding sequence ATGTCGACCATCGCAGCGGCGCCCGCCGCCGAGCCGAAGCCGCTCTATACCTCGCTGTTCGTCCAGGTCATGGCCGCCCTTGTGCTTGGCGTCATCCTCGGGATGGCCGTGCCGGATTTTGCGATCGGGCTCAAGATCCTCAGCGACGCCTTCCTGAAGCTGATTTCGATGATCGTGGCACCGATCGTGTTCTGCGTCGTCGTGCACGGGATTGCCGGTGCCGGCGACCTCAAGAAGGTCGGCCGGGTCGGCGTCAAGGCGCTGGTCTATTTCGAGGTCATGACGACCGTGGCCCTCGTCGTCGGCCTGTTGCTCGCCTACCTCTTCGGCCCCGGCCACGGAATGAACATCGATCCCTCGACGCTAGATGCCAAGGCGCTCAACACCTACGCCGACAACGCCCACAAGCTGTCAGGCGGCGGCATCGGCGCCTTCCTGATGAACGTGATCCCGACCACCTCCTTCGATGCGCTGTCGCGCAACGACGTGCTCCAGGTGCTGTTCTTCGCGGTCCTGTTCGGCGTCGGCCTCGCGCTCGTCGGCGGCGAGAAGGGCAAGCTCGTCACCAGCATGATCGATGCCGCCTCGACCGTGCTGTTCCGCGTCATGGGCCTGATTGTTCGCGTCGCACCACTCGGCGTGCTCGGCGCGGTCGCCTACACTGTCGGCAAATACGGCGTCGGCTCGCTCAAGCAGCTCGTCTCGCTGGTAGCGCTGTTCTACGTCTCGGTCGGCATCTTCGTGCTGGGCGTGCTCGGCGGGGTGATGGCGCTCGTCGGAATCAACATCCTCAAATTCCTCGCCTACCTGCGGGAAGAGCTGACCATCGTGCTCGCGACCGCCTCCTCCGATGCCGTGCTGCCGCAGATCATGAAGAAGCTGGAGCGGATGGGCGTGAAGGATTCCGTGGTCGGTCTCGTGATTCCGACCGGCTATTCCTTCAACCTCGACGCCTTCTCGATCTACCTGACGCTCGCTGTCGTCTTCATCGCACAGGCGACCAACACGCCGCTGTCCTTCGGCGACCTCCTGCTGGTTCTCGGCGTCTCCCTGATCACCTCCAAAGGCGCACATGGCGTGCCGGGCTCGGCCATCGTGATCCTGGCCGCGACACTCAATGCGGTGCCCAGCATTCCCGCGATCGGGCTCGTGCTGGTGTTGTCGGTCGACTGGTTCATCGGCATGGCCCGCGCGCTCGGCAACCTCGTCGGCAACTGCGTCGCGACCGTCGTGGTCGCGGCCTGGGAAGGCGATCTCGACCGCGCCAAGGCGGCCCAGGTGCTGGAGGGTGGCGAACTGGTGGACGTCACGGCGGGATAG
- a CDS encoding allantoate amidohydrolase, translating into MGAVNAVQNASLGEEIVRRINGLAAISESSDNLTRIYLTRQLREGADLLLSWMRDAGMSARLDAIGNVCGRYEGERPGAPCLMLGSHYDTVRDAGKWDGPLGVITAIACVADLNRRGRRLPFAIEIVGFADEEGVRFASTLLGSRAVAGTFDESVLNVRDHDGVSMRDALVQFGLDPDHIGAAARTRRELLAYLELHIEQGPVLEAQDLPVGVVTAIAGATRLAARLTGMAGHAGTVPMALRRDALAGAAECIGAIEQFCRTDESGLVGTVGYIQARPGATNVIPGEVSFTIDMRAPTDMHRKRAVADIVRQIEAIAKRRHLALQLDVTHENRTAPCAPWLKAQIAQAIGAEGFSVFELPSGAGHDGMAMIDIADVGMVFVRCRGGISHHPDEHVELADADAGARVLLRVIENFRPREG; encoded by the coding sequence ATGGGTGCCGTCAACGCCGTTCAAAATGCCTCGCTCGGCGAAGAGATCGTGCGTCGGATCAATGGTCTGGCTGCGATCTCGGAAAGTAGCGACAACCTCACCCGCATCTATCTCACCAGGCAGTTACGCGAGGGGGCGGACCTCCTCCTGAGCTGGATGCGCGACGCCGGCATGAGCGCGCGTCTCGACGCGATCGGCAATGTCTGCGGCCGCTACGAAGGCGAGCGGCCGGGTGCGCCTTGCCTGATGCTCGGCTCGCATTACGACACCGTACGCGATGCCGGAAAATGGGACGGGCCGTTGGGCGTGATCACGGCCATTGCCTGCGTTGCGGATCTCAATCGCCGTGGCAGGCGCCTGCCGTTCGCGATCGAGATCGTCGGCTTCGCCGACGAGGAGGGCGTGCGCTTCGCTTCGACCTTGCTCGGCAGCCGCGCGGTGGCCGGCACCTTCGATGAGAGTGTCTTGAATGTGCGTGACCACGACGGTGTGTCGATGCGCGATGCGCTCGTGCAGTTCGGCCTCGACCCCGATCATATCGGTGCGGCCGCGCGGACCCGGCGCGAGCTGCTTGCCTATCTCGAATTGCACATCGAGCAGGGGCCGGTGCTGGAAGCGCAGGACCTGCCTGTCGGTGTCGTCACCGCGATTGCCGGTGCCACGCGGCTTGCCGCGCGGCTGACCGGTATGGCTGGTCATGCCGGTACCGTGCCGATGGCGCTTCGGCGTGATGCGCTCGCGGGCGCGGCCGAATGCATCGGGGCGATCGAGCAGTTTTGCCGCACCGACGAGAGTGGGCTTGTCGGTACTGTCGGCTACATCCAGGCGAGGCCCGGCGCGACCAACGTCATTCCGGGCGAGGTGTCCTTCACCATCGACATGCGCGCGCCGACCGACATGCACCGCAAACGCGCGGTCGCCGACATCGTCCGCCAGATCGAGGCGATCGCCAAGCGCCGGCACCTGGCCCTCCAGCTCGACGTCACCCACGAGAACCGCACCGCGCCTTGCGCGCCGTGGCTCAAGGCGCAGATCGCGCAGGCGATCGGCGCGGAGGGCTTCTCGGTGTTCGAGCTGCCGAGCGGGGCAGGGCACGACGGCATGGCCATGATCGACATCGCCGATGTCGGCATGGTCTTCGTCCGCTGCCGCGGCGGCATCAGCCACCACCCGGACGAGCATGTGGAGCTCGCCGATGCCGACGCCGGTGCGCGGGTGCTGCTGCGGGTGATCGAGAATTTCAGGCCACGGGAAGGCTAG
- a CDS encoding nucleoside deaminase: MDGASKRDEQFLRLSFAVARRSLTHGNHPFGCIVVDADGKVLIETENGYMPDHDGTAHAERLAATQACRTLGREVLATATLYSSAEPCVMCAGAIYWAGIGRVVYGLSEHRLRGVTGNHPENPTLDLPCRDVFASGQRPTEVVGPLLEDEAEALHDGVWTK, encoded by the coding sequence ATGGACGGCGCATCGAAGCGTGACGAGCAGTTTCTCCGTTTGTCTTTCGCGGTTGCGCGCCGCTCCCTCACCCATGGCAACCACCCGTTCGGCTGCATCGTGGTCGATGCGGACGGGAAGGTGCTGATCGAGACCGAGAACGGCTACATGCCGGATCACGACGGCACCGCGCATGCCGAACGTCTCGCGGCCACCCAGGCCTGCCGCACACTCGGCCGCGAGGTGCTGGCAACGGCGACGCTCTATTCTTCGGCAGAGCCCTGCGTGATGTGCGCCGGCGCGATCTATTGGGCCGGCATCGGCCGCGTCGTTTACGGCCTCAGCGAGCATCGCCTGCGCGGCGTCACCGGCAACCATCCGGAGAATCCAACCCTCGACCTGCCGTGCCGCGATGTCTTTGCCAGCGGCCAGCGGCCGACAGAGGTCGTCGGTCCGCTGCTCGAGGACGAGGCCGAAGCGCTGCACGACGGTGTGTGGACGAAGTAG
- a CDS encoding ABC transporter ATP-binding protein → MPAHQRMLDSTPDGLNSGEPPLLRTIGLTKRYGDFLANDSIDIDIRPSEIHALLGENGAGKSTLVKAIYGLIQPSAGEIRWQGKPVVLSGPSEARSLGIGMVFQHFSLFDNLTVAENVALGLDGKESFKDTSSRLEQVSKLYGLPLDPRREVWQLSVGERQRIEIVRALMQDPKFLILDEPTAVLTPQEADQLFIVLERLKAEGRAILYISHKLEEVKRLCDTATILRGGRKVETCNPRLETAASLARMMVGGEIKEVKAASGRTTTVPRLVVNDLSLAPAEAHGVRLEHISFELKGGEILGIAGVAGNGQDELFAALSGERLSKDPGTVVIEGIAAGHLSITQRRKLGAAFVPEERLGHGTAPRMKLSENALLTGHAASGMVHHGFIDTAATLKTVDRATETFDVRKAKRDPEAASLSGGNLQKFIVGREILRNPAVLVVSQPTWGVDAGAAAVIRQALLDLATAGAAVLVTSQDLDELAEIADRIAVMFHGKLSVPLPTREASREKLGLLMGGSSLEPKEAAHAVGA, encoded by the coding sequence ATGCCAGCGCATCAACGAATGTTGGATTCGACACCTGACGGCCTGAATTCCGGCGAGCCCCCGCTGCTGCGGACGATCGGACTCACCAAACGCTATGGCGATTTCCTCGCCAACGATTCCATCGACATCGATATCCGGCCGAGCGAGATCCATGCGCTGCTCGGCGAGAACGGTGCCGGCAAGTCGACGCTGGTCAAGGCGATCTACGGGCTGATCCAACCCAGCGCCGGCGAGATTCGCTGGCAGGGCAAGCCGGTCGTGTTGTCCGGTCCCTCCGAAGCACGCAGCCTCGGCATCGGCATGGTGTTCCAGCACTTCTCGCTGTTCGACAATCTCACCGTCGCCGAGAACGTCGCGCTCGGCCTCGACGGGAAAGAATCCTTCAAGGACACGTCATCGCGACTGGAGCAGGTGTCGAAGCTGTACGGCCTTCCGCTCGATCCCAGACGCGAGGTCTGGCAATTGTCGGTCGGCGAGCGCCAGCGCATCGAGATCGTCCGCGCGCTGATGCAGGATCCGAAATTCCTGATCCTGGACGAGCCTACCGCCGTCCTGACGCCGCAGGAAGCCGATCAGCTTTTCATCGTGCTGGAGCGCCTCAAGGCCGAAGGCCGTGCCATCCTCTATATCAGCCACAAGCTCGAGGAGGTGAAGCGGCTTTGCGACACCGCGACGATCCTGCGCGGCGGCAGGAAGGTCGAGACCTGCAATCCCCGGCTTGAGACCGCCGCTTCGCTGGCACGCATGATGGTCGGCGGCGAGATCAAGGAGGTGAAGGCGGCGTCCGGCCGGACAACCACCGTGCCACGGCTCGTCGTCAACGATCTCTCGCTTGCGCCAGCCGAGGCGCATGGCGTGCGGCTCGAGCACATCTCGTTCGAACTGAAGGGCGGCGAGATCCTGGGCATCGCCGGCGTCGCCGGCAACGGCCAGGACGAATTGTTCGCCGCGCTGTCCGGCGAGCGTCTCTCAAAGGATCCCGGCACGGTGGTGATCGAAGGCATCGCCGCCGGCCATCTCTCGATCACGCAGCGACGCAAGCTGGGAGCAGCCTTCGTTCCCGAAGAGCGGCTCGGCCATGGCACTGCGCCGCGCATGAAGCTCTCGGAGAACGCGCTGCTGACCGGGCACGCGGCCAGCGGCATGGTCCATCACGGCTTCATCGACACCGCCGCCACGCTGAAGACGGTGGACCGCGCGACCGAAACATTTGATGTCCGCAAGGCCAAGCGGGATCCCGAGGCTGCCAGCCTCTCCGGCGGCAATCTGCAAAAGTTCATCGTGGGACGCGAGATCCTGCGCAACCCCGCGGTGCTGGTGGTGAGCCAGCCGACCTGGGGCGTCGATGCCGGCGCCGCTGCCGTCATTCGCCAGGCGCTGCTCGATCTCGCAACCGCAGGCGCCGCCGTGCTGGTGACCAGCCAGGATCTGGACGAGCTCGCCGAGATCGCCGACCGCATCGCCGTGATGTTCCACGGCAAGCTGTCGGTACCGCTCCCCACCCGCGAGGCCAGCCGCGAAAAGCTGGGCCTGCTCATGGGCGGCAGCAGCCTCGAGCCGAAGGAGGCCGCGCATGCAGTTGGTGCTTGA